GGAACTACCCGTCTGGACACCCACTTATCGAGGAGACGCCGTCATTTGACCTGGGCGTCTTCACACCTCCTTGCAATAAAGCAAAAGAACCTACCTCGTTGAGCATTGGTTCCATAAAGGGCATCACGCGGAAAGACCTGTTCGGCGCTGGTGAATTCTCCACTAAAACTCCTGGTAAACAGCATTCCCTCTTCGCAGCATAACACACAACTCTATTTTCGGGGTCTTCGTATTATGAATAACAGAGTTTTTTTGTCTCTATAAAACAGGGTCTGCAGACCAGGTGACACCATCAACCCCCTTTCACATAGGGAGCGCAACTATACATCCCACACAAGAACACCGTGTGGTGGCACACGTGTCACCGGTTAGTTGCACTAGGTCTGTAGCCACTGGCCTTTTGGACTTCAGAGAGGAAGTAGAGGCAGACTGTGTAAACCTGAACAAACCGGTTGAGGAAATATCACTACCCGCACCACCACCCAAAAGGAGAGTTGCCCCTGGGCCTGCCGGCCGATCGCCGTTTGTCATGCAATATCGTTTGTCCGAGAGGGCTTCAGGAGATGCAACACATTTGTATCTAACATTCTCCCAGATGGACGGAGCAGTGCTAAGCAAGTAAGTGTTGGCTAAAACACGGTTATTCACTGACTACTACACTTTTTTCCAAGTGACTCATTTAACGCAAGTTTGGATGTCAAATGATGTGTTGCAGCAACTGGGTTGTTAGTCCATTTCCAAGCTACATAGAGCTGACGGGCATCGCACTCAAAAGACAGTTGAGCGTGGGAGGTTTCATAGAGATAGACTTGATGAATGTTTTTATGCGGAGGTTCCAGCAGCTAGAGAATGCTTGGGCCAGAAAATATGGCGACTCACCATGGAGGCATTACTTGGAACCAGACTTCATGGTAAGGAAAATCCTGAAACTATCAACAAAACCATCATCGTGTCGAGATGAGGGTGTTTAACATATCTTTTTTGTCTGCCCGCCACTGTTTGTACAGAGCCACGTATTGCGAGGCGGAGGATTCATCCATAATGACTATGTAAGGAACATTTTTGTTGGGCATCACATCTCGCATGATGTCAACAGATGCCCTATGGTAACACTCGCTCGCATTTCTTATCGTGTTCTTTTCCTAAAACTAATGGTTGTTTCGTAGACATTTTCCAGTGACACAACACATCTATGTTTTTTTCAGATGGTCTTGCCAGTGCATCATGCGCACGCTTGGTCAACATATATATTCGACTTCCCGAGGAGGAGGACAACCATTTTAGATCCTATGATCAA
This window of the Triticum dicoccoides isolate Atlit2015 ecotype Zavitan unplaced genomic scaffold, WEW_v2.0 scaffold56873, whole genome shotgun sequence genome carries:
- the LOC119346997 gene encoding uncharacterized protein LOC119346997, with the translated sequence MQYRLSERASGDATHLYLTFSQMDGAVLSNNWVVSPFPSYIELTGIALKRQLSVGGFIEIDLMNVFMRRFQQLENAWARKYGDSPWRHYLEPDFMSHVLRGGGFIHNDYVRNIFVGHHISHDVNRCPMMVLPVHHAHAWSTYIFDFPRRRTTILDPMINNGDRPADELRNEHIKIADELRGALLECIAEYFDGWTPKTKGWQKWFPKLTTGPWVCSRASSGVIALHYARQWMGTKLQRTLSP